One window of the Babesia microti strain RI chromosome IV, complete genome genome contains the following:
- a CDS encoding Protein phosphatase methylesterase 1 (overlaps_old_locusTagID:BBM_III09770), with translation MNDAYFTATSDFTTTNGCVLKVYFVGKGELLILCLHGCGLSARSFGPLAEILSGTAQVIAFDLPCHGHSSKSSLALDNLIRCTVEVARKYGKDKQILLIGHSFGAALAIKVASHIDHVVAVVLIEFYQLNNFDKLIPNMPTNFDYESFLEYVRDERGITTDFAKYCLETQIVQADDKWQWICNPNDTRTYWSEWYKGANKDFLKLDAYKLLCLSSHTEDTELIVAHMQGKLQLEIIPNSSHFLHESKPSAVGQIVKNLLRRMQSIKVFAKYNSPCNKLTL, from the exons ATGAATGACGCATATTTCACGGCTACTAGTGATTTCACGACTACCAATGGTTGCGTACTAAAGGTTTATTTTGTAGGTAAAGGTGAATTGCTAATTTTGTGCCTACACGGCTGCGGATTGTCGGCCAGAAGTTTTGGGCCCCTGGCA GAAATTTTGAGTGGCACGGCACAAGTGATTGCTTTCGACCTTCCTTGCCATGGACATTCTTCCAAATCATCCTTGGCACTAGATAATTTGATACGTTGTACCGTTGAAGTTGCCAGGAAGTATGGCAAGGATAAACAAATCTTATTGATAGGCCATAG CTTTGGTGCGGCACTGGCTATTAAGGTGGCATCGCACATAGATCACGTTGTAGCTGTCGTTTTAATTGAATTCTACCAACTCAACAACTTTGACAAGTTGATCCCCAATATGCCTACAAATTTTGACTATGAAAGCTTTCTAGAATATGTAAGAGACGAGAGAGGTATAACCACGGACTTTGCAAAATACTGTTTAGAGACACAAATAGTACAGGCTGACGATAAATG GCAGTGGATTTGCAACCCAAATGATACTAGAACATATTGGTCCGAATGGTATAAAGGCGCGAACAAAGATTTCCTTAAACTGGACGCTTACAAATTACTCTGCCTATCCA GCCACACAGAGGATACTGAATTGATTGTCGCCCACATGCAAGGCAAGCTTCAGCTTGAAATCATCCCCAACTCTAGCCATTTTTTGCAC GAAAGTAAACCCAGTGCTGTAGGTCAGATTGTGAAGAATCTTCTTAGGAGAATGCAAAGTATTAAAGTATTTGCTAAATACAACAGTCcatgtaataaattaacacTGTAG
- a CDS encoding E3 SUMO-protein ligase pli1 (overlaps_old_locusTagID:BBM_III09775;~overlaps_old_locusTagID:BBM_III09780) has product MATKNRKLPNDELDDPRHKKNRKVVVEHDFSQCICLETPNHTNTDAIICQICKKYSHVQCISYVEDKNNFICLLCKLKDFDPFNPVEKFLHYSILGDTKAHTIIDAGNIKSMRNSGLEIYLFCIPIKDGPLLHEYPKTLTVTINNTPAHTVQEPTWEHKRRDNPVKITHLLKSGENSIKITSTTYNDTERLFLLTFSLVKPTGISSLMADITSNRTLDIQEATDRVFEMLRKSAADGDDVVCMDTNRKFRLLCPVTLSRIQIPTRGRYCKHLQCFDLQGYLHVTLRTNSFNMRWKCPECTLIVKPANLIIDSYIMQVLCDSPLDATSVEIEKNGEYKFDLLDDGEYNSGDDSMQKGAKKDSPDPDCMLILDSD; this is encoded by the exons ATGGCTACTAAGAATAGAAAGTTGCCAAACGACGAACTGGACGACCCGCGTCATAAAAAGAATCGCAAAGTGGTTGTTGAACACGATTTCTCTCAATGCATCTGCCTAGAAACACCAAATCATACCAATACTGATGCTataatttgccaaatttgtaaaaaatattcg CATGTGCAATGTATATCATATGTTGAGGATAagaacaattttatttgtttgcTATGCAAGTTGAAGGATTTTGACCCATTCAATCCGGTTGAAAAATTCCTGCACTATTCAATACTTGGCGATACAAAGGCCCACACTATTATAGATGCAGGAAACATCAAATCTATGCGCAATTCTGGCCTTGAAATATATCTCTTTTGCATACCC ATAAAAGATGGACCGCTTTTACACGAATACCCCAAAACCTTAACTGTCACTATTAACAATACA CCCGCTCATACCGTTCAGGAGCCTACGTGGGAACACAAGAGAAGGGATAATCCGGTGAAGATAACTCATTTACTCAAGAGCGGGGAAAATAGCATAAAAATCACATCCACCACGTACAATGACACCGAAAGATTGTTCTTACTCACCTTTTCCCTAGTCAAGCCTACTGGTATCTCATCCTTGATG GCTGATATTACATCAAACAGAACACTTGATATACAAGAAGCAACTGATCGTGTGTTTGAAATGTTACGTAAATCGGCGGCTGATGGTGATGATGTTGTCTGTATGGATACTAATAGAAAGTTTCGTCTTCTTTGTCCTGTCACTTTATCTAG AATTCAAATACCTACCAGGGGTAGATACTGCAAGCACTTGCAGTGTTTTGACCTACAAGGTTACTTGCATGTCACTTTAAGGACTAATTCTTTCAACATGAGATGGAAATGCCCCGAATGTACGCTGATAGTCAAGCCCGCCAATTTAATCATCGATTCCTATATTATGCAAGTGCTATGCGATTCACCCCTCGATGCAACATCGGTGGAGATTGAAAAG aatgGCGAATACAAGTTTGATTTGTTAGATGATGGTGAGTATAACTCGGGAGACGATAGTATGCAAAAGGGGGCTAAGAAAGATTCTCCTGATCCAGATTGCATGCTAATACTTGACTctgattaa
- a CDS encoding hypothetical protein (overlaps_old_locusTagID:BBM_III09780), whose translation MDDFGKLSYKLLVNHFSKTPSERVSYDFSHDCAKLIEIFSGIAGEPLDEIDCGQVSLQDLIKNEEDQQSIVNQQDLFDMMNVAGNVEPPKSNVSDENDSCEIKLLTPPVPVDCKFRRLFPHVAECYDQLSSGEIHLDGQYDDINDMWNEASVACLVNPAEFERTKSMFTQSLIKYLIDSNHSAACSGPIAATGGRDTGNLLNLMSWYFAGYYTAKLEC comes from the exons ATGGATGACTTTGGCAAATTATCCTACAAACTACTAGTAAACCATTTTTCCAAAACGCCATCTGAACGAGTTAGTTATGACTTTTCACAT GATTGTGCCAAACTGATTGAGATATTTAGTGGCATTGCAGGGGAACCTCTTGACGAAATTGACTGTGGACAAGTATCACTACAAGATTTAATCAAAAATGAAGAAGATCAACAAAGTATAGTTAATCAGCAAGATCTATTTGATATGATGAATGTAGCTGGTAACGTAGAGCCTCCAAAATCAAATGTTAGTGATGAAAATGACAGCTgtgaaataaaattacttaCACCCCCAGTGCCAGTTGATTGCAAATTCCGCAGGTTATTTCCTCATGTGGCAGAGTGTTATGACCAATTATCATCTGGAGAAATCCACTTGGACGGGCAATATGATGACATCAATGATATGTGGAACGAAGCCTCTGTGGCCTGTTTGGTCAATCCAGCAGAGTTTGAGCGAACTAAATCTATGTTTACACAGTCACTTATCAAGTATCTAATCGACTCTAATCACTCGGCCGCCTGTAGCGGCCCTATTGCTGCTACAGGTGGTAGAGATACAGGCAACTTGCTAAATCTGATGTCCTGGTACTTTGCCGGCTACTACACAGCCAAGCTAGAGTGTTAA
- a CDS encoding conserved protein, unknown function (overlaps_old_locusTagID:BBM_III09785), with the protein MLTWSRYTNPFLNVQLPILLTVWACLEIRLRIRKNKILESTDTIQMCRNSSFAHRAKLLIRNGIYITNIQYEMRKASYFDENTGFFTVTQNNKSWIDQIKDLNVSGPMVAFKEHVFYRLSQGIAWLLIYSFMGNSLAGAFPFEIPYGYKPILQIGLKLKNLSSNYVSPLSWYLAMIYLIEDLVGLLHLICSTGTIFANFFITNPRNPRLLVSVDNSFRIGTLKNMFEHEINSLSNFVHYFQPHNAEFQALGILNRLVGSEHQFKNY; encoded by the exons ATGTTAACGTGGAGCAGATACACAAACCCCTTCCTAAATGTCCAATTACCCATCCTTCTAACAGTATGGGCGTGTCTGGAGATTCGGTTGCGCATAAGAAAGAATAAAATTCTGGAATCTACTGATACCATACAGATGTGCCGTAACAG ttcATTTGCACACAGGGCAAAATTGCTCATTAGGAACGGCATTTATATcactaatatacaatatgaGATGCGGAAGGCTTCGtattttgatgaaaatacCGGCTTCTTTACTGTAACTCAAAACAATAAATCTTGGATAGATCAAATAAAGGATTTAAATGTGTCGGGGCCTATGGTTGCATTCAAGGAACATGTTTTCTATAGACTATCGCAGGGCATAGCATGGCTactaatttattcatttatgGGCAATTCATTGGCAG GCGCATTTCCCTTTGAGATTCCATACGGTTATAAGCCAATCTTGCAAATTGGCTTAAAGTTGAAGAATCTGAGTAGCAATTATGTATCCCCCCTATCATG GTATCTAgcaatgatttatttaattgaaGACTTGGTTGGGTTATTGCATCTAATATGCTCCACGGGTACAatttttgccaattttttcataacAAATCCTAGGAACCCACGCCTACTGGTGAGTGTAGACAATAGTTTTCGGATTGGAACTCTGAAGAACATGTTTGAACACGAAATTAATTCACTCAGCAACTTTGTACATTACTTTCAACCACACAACGCCGAGTTTCAGGCTTTGGGCATTTTAAATAGGCTGGTTGGTTCTGAACATCagtttaaaaattactaa
- a CDS encoding RNA-binding protein 42 (overlaps_old_locusTagID:BBM_III09790) has translation MGTFSMGGMTYEQGMDADKPSNSRVVRSVAYKKQNLRKAAFQIWCDPTMQEWPKDDFRIFVGNLGNEVTDDMLANAFRKYKSFNKAKVIRVARTGKTRGYGFVSLSSPDDMLSALNEMNHAYVGNRPITVTRSKWKDRCIDSEKNRAAANLTKLVSSDDKNLRKFKKLGKSVTGGKQQYKAPTPNAPQKVFKRIAKPVSNDNYSAHNLLDNI, from the exons ATGGGCACCTTCTCTATGGGCGGAATGACCTATGAACAGGGGATGGATGCAGATAAACCATCTAACAGTCGTGTTGTTAGATCTGTAGCCTATAAGAAG CAAAATCTCCGAAAGGCGGCTTTCCAAATTTGGTGCGATCCAACCATGCAAGAGTGGCCCAAAGATGATTTCAGGATATTTGTCGGGAATCTAGGTAATGAGGTTACGGATGACATGCTGGCAAATGCCTTTAGGAAGTATAAATCGTTCAACAAGGCCAAG GTTATTAGGGTTGCAAGGACAGGGAAAACCCGTGGTTATG GATTTGTATCACTTTCTTCCCCTGATGATATGTTATCAGCGCTAAATGAAATGAACCATGCATATGTGGGAAATAGGCCAATTACAGTCACTAGGAGCAAATGGAAAGATAG GTGCATAGATTCTGAAAAAAATCGCGCTGCCGCGAATCTAACTAAACTGGTCTCGAGTGatgacaaaaatttgcgCAAATTTAAGAAATTAGGCAAGTCAGTTACGGGGGGTAAACAGCAATATAAAG CTCCCACGCCAAATGCACCTCAGAAGGTATTTAAGAGGATCGCAAAACCAGTTTCCAATGACAATTACAGTGCACATAACTTACTAGACAATATTTGA
- a CDS encoding conserved Plasmodium protein, unknown function (overlaps_old_locusTagID:BBM_III09795) — protein MSKLLTRNVGFREIVVPRWVLETPNYSRTPLWRQFFESQFASRNFFFCGSAWTAIASFAFFMWYSRIFDPPPNERLDRYWLNSPKFRILSAYYNPGKRPGAKISQMTYDSRYFHKGKDHPFAINEIKDYLFKLRENYLIESHPGVQYPNVFRQHRNVKTPATFQVHLH, from the exons ATGTCAAAACTCCTGACTCGCAATGTGGGTTTTAGGGAGATCGTAGTGCCCCGCTGGGTATTGGAAACTCCAAACTACTCCAGAACCCCTTTATGGCGACAATTTTTCGAATCACAATTTGCCAGTCGCAATTTCTTTTTCTGCGGTAGCGCCTGGACCGCTATCGCCAGTTTTGCTTTCTTCATGTGGTACTCTCGCATATTCG ATCCTCCTCCAAATGAGAGATTGGATAGGTATTGGCTGAATTCGCCGAAATTTAGGATTCTTTCAGCCTACTACAATCCTGGCAAGCGGCCCGGCGCCAAAATCTCTCAAATGACATACGACTCTAGATATTTTCACAAGGGCAAGGATCACCCCTTTGCCATAAATGAAATCAAGGATTACCTATTTAAGTTGAGGGAAAACTACTTAATTGAATCTCATCCAGGAGTGCAATATCCTAATGTTTTCAGACAACATCGGAATGTCAAAACTCCCGCAACATTTCAAGTGCATTTGCATTGA
- a CDS encoding Multifunctional tryptophan biosynthesis protein (overlaps_old_locusTagID:BBM_III09800) codes for MYQIDRMIDKHKDPIDPLQTILSVKGTMKCKLSEMLTRHSTEDRHSLSLVADLKRESPTHTDSRSGVRLSFLDAGEVVVTMANTGFDVVLVNTDDIAYKGTLDDLKTSICAAHAIGNRSRPAVVMKDIILHPLQLAQAAQLHADGVVLNSFYLGPALESMIDTSYNLGIEPIVEVHTLEDALYAIQLHTKILMINQWDRLTNKCHPNRALQIREIVPDGIITIACGGIKTLEQIEQLGLAGYDAVVLGKKLADTNIPSFVGSIKKWNAPGKGILAISKPLFFTDEMDEKDVSGGGHVIRMKQNYRQTLQEMCEFYQIAENNCVEAPRPKDVLLRFIGNDMPEKWIFKREKWMKDHAHEYPSEDHATAVYDFNLAVELNTTLECNKKLLSQHFKREMVDKLEEAIKNYVKKCYINLKRFTNKISCS; via the exons ATGTACCAAATTGATCGTATGATAGATAAACACAAAGATCCTATTGATCCATTACAA ACCATTCTTAGCGTCAAGGGCACCATGAAGTGCAAACTTTCTGAAATGCTAACCAGGCACTCAACTGAGGACAGGCATTCTCTATCTTTAGTGGCTGATTTGAAACGAGAATCTCCAACCCATACCGATTCAAGAAGTGGCGTTAGACTGTCATTTCTGGATGCAGGAGAAGTTGTTGTGACTATGGCAAACACCG GATTTGATGTTGTTTTAGTTAACACTGATGATATAGCATACAAGGGAACTTTAGACGATTTAAAAACATCAATTTGTGCGGCACATGCCATTGGTAATAGAAGTCGTCCGGCTGTGGTCATGAAAGACATAATTTTACATCCTTTGCAATTAGCTCAAGCGGCACAACTTCATGCAGATGGTGTAGTACTCAACTCATTTTATTTGG GTCCTGCGCTGGAATCCATGATAGACACTTCCTACAATTTGGGCATTGAGCCAATTGTGGAAGTGCATACGCTGGAGGATGCTTTATATGCCATACAGCTGCACACAAAAATACTGATGATTAACCAGTGGGATAGATTAACGAACAAATGCCACCCAAATCGTGCATTGCAGATTAGGGAAATAGTGCCAGACGGCATAATTACCATTGCATGCGGCGGAATTAAAACACTAGAACAAATTGAGCAATTGGGATTGGCAGGTTATGACGCAGTTGTTCTTGGTAAAAAATTGGCTGAT ACAAACATACCAAGTTTTGTAGGATCGATTAAAAAGTGGAACGCTCCTGGGAAGGGAATTTTGGCCATTAGTAAGCCCCTATTTTTCACGGACGAAATGGATGAAAAGGATGTCTCTGGCGGTGGACACGTGATAAGAATGAAGCAAAACTACCGGCAGACTCTGCAAGAGATGTGCGAATTTTACCAGATTGCAGAAAACAATTGTGTTGAAGCGCCTAGGCCCAAAGATGTACTGTTGAGATTCATTGGTAATGACATGCCAGAGAAATGGATTTTCAAGCGTGAGAAATGGATGAAAGATCATGCCCATGAATACCCAAGTGAGGATCATGCTACTGCTGTATATGATTTCAATTTGGCCGTAGAATTAAACACGACGCTGGAATGTAATAAGAAGCTTCTATCGCAACATTTTAAAAGAGAAATGGTTGATAAACTGGAAGAGGCCATTAAAAACTATGtaaaaaaatgttatatcaatttgaaACGATTTACGAATAAAATTTCTTGCAGTTAA
- a CDS encoding Ubiquitin homeostasis protein lub1 (overlaps_old_locusTagID:BBM_III09805), giving the protein MMEYKLEQSLLGHQKGVRCITHVTDPIDTSVKFASGGEMGEVIVWKITDISFEPFIQFEPHINTVMCITSAFDKFTNSTVVYSGGRDTVIVKSSIHGNTLLKYTGHIGPVCSISLVAEKGLLLSGSWDGTAIIWNLESTAVKYKIDGFQYGVYPSFCLTNGYVYLGSQNGHITVWNGIERVDIDNTLHKDAVRTVRIYNQTILTSSNDTTVKTFNLKFSEKKEFCGHTSFVYDAHITSDGASVISASEDFTVIVWDIQSGKSVQVIPHPSTVWQTSSFGNRLVTACQDGRVRIYNKDPEFTPDPALTSFDTNVDDISTVTNTAASSNNTYYAGDSQFPAGNYDYIFKVEQNGKYYSLPYNRGDDPRSVAEKFCKNTMISINNVGTITDFIIKNVPHARIETPIISVPLPINFPNVSKDKLLDKITEFNKLVSGEIKLTLIELDSIKQCLYEDKTLDTYILSKLYLWPKQQLLPILDLLRILPLKLDFNITVDYVKLLIQVIESCESEIFVSLALKTIANSLYLTVSKMKMENYMPQICNILLETAKNATLRIQQPLSVIALNYSHILISRRHSEQRRHLLKLIVECLRTCKSHIDNWGLSVSNRFIMALYKLQLVEPKILSGSNDVGELLLNISKLQPQSSLPNDVKEALAAVTSSIYN; this is encoded by the coding sequence ATGATGGAATATAAGTTGGAGCAGTCACTGTTGGGCCACCAAAAGGGTGTAAGATGTATAACTCATGTTACAGATCCAATAGATACGTCTGTAAAATTTGCCTCGGGAGGGGAAATGGGCGAAGTTATTGTTTGGAAGATCACAGATATATCTTTTGAACCATTCATACAGTTTGAGCCACACATTAACACTGTCATGTGTATAACTTCAGCgtttgacaaatttacaaattctACAGTTGTTTATAGCGGGGGAAGAGATACTGTAATTGTCAAGTCCAGCATACATGGTAATACACTATTGAAATACACAGGGCATATTGGCCCTGTTTGCAGTATATCCCTAGTGGCTGAGAAGGGACTATTGCTATCTGGTAGCTGGGACGGCACAGCCATCATTTGGAATTTAGAATCTACCGCTgttaaatacaaaattgaTGGGTTTCAGTACGGGGTCTACCCATCATTTTGTTTAACCAATggttatgtatatttggGCTCCCAGAATGGCCATATCACTGTGTGGAATGGTATAGAAAGAGTAGACATAGATAATACACTTCATAAGGATGCCGTTAGGACGGTTAGAATTTACaaccaaacaattttaacatcTTCCAATGACACAACTGTAAAGACTTTCAATCTAAAGTTTTCTGAAAAAAAGGAATTTTGTGGCCATACTTCATTCGTTTACGACGCGCATATAACTAGTGACGGTGCTAGTGTAATTAGTGCATCTGAAGATTTCACTGTTATTGTTTGGGATATACAATCGGGTAAATCTGTACAAGTAATTCCCCACCCTTCGACAGTTTGGCAAACTTCTAGCTTTGGGAATCGTCTAGTGACTGCTTGTCAAGATGGCAGGGTTAggatatataataaagaTCCGGAATTCACTCCGGATCCAGCCCTCACATCATTCGATACCAATGTAGATGACATTAGCACAGTTACAAACACTGCTGCGAGTAGCAACAATACGTATTATGCGGGCGATTCGCAATTTCCCGCTGGGAATTACGACTACATTTTCAAGGTGGAACAGAatggtaaatattattcattGCCATACAACCGCGGTGATGATCCCAGAAGCGTGGCagaaaaattttgtaaaaataccaTGATAAGCATTAACAATGTTGGTACTATAACAGATtttatcatcaaaaatGTACCACATGCACGAATTGAAACCCCAATAATTTCGGTTCCCCTGCCCATAAACTTCCCCAATGTATCGAAGGATAAATTGTTGGACAAGATTACGGAATTTAACAAGTTAGTTTCAGGCgaaataaaattgacattaatTGAGTTAGACAGTATCAAACAATGTTTATACGAAGATAAAACATTGGATACTTACATTTTATCGAAGTTATATTTATGGCCCAAACAACAATTGTTGCCCATACTGGATCTATTAAGGATACTACCACTGAAATTAGATTTTAACATAACAGTTGACTATGTAAAATTGCTTATCCAAGTTATTGAATCTTGCGAAagtgaaatatttgtatcaCTTGCACTTAAAACTATTGCCAACTCACTGTACCTAACTGTGTCAAAAATGAAGATGGAGAATTATATGCCCCAAATTTGCAACATTTTATTGGAAACAGCTAAAAATGCTACTTTGCGCATCCAACAGCCTTTATCCGTCATCGCGCTTAATTACTCTCATATTTTAATCTCTCGACGACACTCGGAACAACGTAGGCACCTATTGAAGTTAATTGTTGAGTGTCTTAGAACGTGCAAATCTCACATTGACAATTGGGGATTATCTGTTTCTAACCGCTTCATAATGGCATTATACAAGTTACAATTAGTGGAGCCCAAGATTCTATCTGGCTCCAATGATGTCGGGGAGCTTTTACTCAACATATCGAAATTACAACCACAATCCTCACTGCCCAATGATGTTAAAGAGGCATTAGCGGCGGTAACTAGTtctatttataattaa
- a CDS encoding hypothetical protein (overlaps_old_locusTagID:BBM_III09810): MLVSRGKALYHLFPKKLAVPLSETHPLAHQNLNAQNANNTNDFNSQEQIGNMTVEFKVPTCVTDRSTIAKPIHVYQILQQISEQYCLDILLNDVKCINGLRAHESPLILDKIGTHNLLVDLFDQQVDIIVTIVGE, encoded by the coding sequence ATGCTTGTGTCTAGGGGTAAAGCGTTATACCATTTATTTCCAAAAAAACTGGCAGTACCTCTGTCGGAAACTCACCCACTGGCTCACCAGAATCTAAATGCCCAAAATGcaaataacacaaatgATTTCAACTCTCAGGAACAAATCGGAAACATGACGGTCGAATTTAAAGTGCCAACGTGCGTTACAGATCGAAGTACTATAGCAAAGCCAATACATGTTTACCAAATTCTTCAACAAATTTCTGAGCAATACTGCTTGGATATTCTTCTAAACGATGTAAAGTGCATAAATGGCTTGCGAGCTCACGAATCCCCACTAATTcttgataaaattggtaCACATAACCTACTGGTTGATTTATTTGACCAACAAGTTGATATAATAGTCACCATTGTAGGTGAATGA
- a CDS encoding hypothetical protein (overlaps_old_locusTagID:BBM_III09815), which yields MESLANQLADLTASAGPQLDDILRLESTIPYSKFINDFRSICINLNSLCQSLKPEFDKLALVPKPTLPLNPTTKQPDRIIVAELLNIAPSTTSEDYKKHLKNIFEEKFKEELKANLDADFSLAKLVLDHNEHIFQVMATSEEFTKPSKPITVQQSNSNVDEYLKKLYEASKC from the coding sequence ATGGAATCTTTGGCCAACCAACTTGCTGACCTCACGGCAAGTGCAGGGCCACAGCTAGATGATATTTTGCGCCTAGAATCTACCATCCCTTATtccaaattcattaatgaTTTCCGCAGTATCTGCATCAACCTGAACTCGCTCTGCCAAAGCCTCAAACCGGAATTTGATAAGTTGGCATTAGTCCCCAAGCCCACGCTGCCTCTAAATCCCACTACCAAACAACCTGACCGAATCATTGTAGCTGAACTGCTAAATATAGCCCCTAGTACCACTTCAGAAGACTATAAAAAACACctcaaaaatattttcgAGGAAAAATTTAAGGAAGAACTCAAAGCCAATCTGGACGCAGATTTTTCATTGGCAAAACTCGTACTGGATCACAACGAACATATTTTCCAGGTCATGGCAACTAGCGAGGAGTTCACTAAACCATCAAAACCTATTACAGTGCAACAATCAAATAGCAACGTTGATGAATACCTGAAAAAGTTGTATGAGGCTTCCAAATGTTAA
- a CDS encoding Polynucleotide kinase 3 phosphatase (overlaps_old_locusTagID:BBM_III09820), giving the protein MVDEPFRGWKNKDTVYYKTFGVPPVTDKIAAFDLDSTLVYTPSFYTTRAITSRPSGGLIISPNDYVLYSPKVTKYLERYHMLGYVIVIFSNQKGPSDAGLLYNVKARMDNIFSEFKLKSSSAQLPLHVVFSTSNDKYRKPKPGMYRFFKEHLNNGLDSDLDYSFYVGDAAGRIYDNKLKNAMAKNLKKALDKLNINFDRTFDHNHTDKFEDLELLKALLKNDHSNCDLMFAKNIKFKFYTPEEIFEI; this is encoded by the exons ATGGTAGATGAGCCTTTTAGAGGGTGGAAAAAT AAGGACACTGTGTATTACAAAACATTCGGAGTACCACCCGTTACTGATAAAATCGCAGCCTTTGACCTTGACAGCACTCTGGTTTATACGCCCAGCTTTTACACCACCAGGGCCATAACATCCCGTCCTTCTGGAGGCTTAATCATATCCCCTAATGACTATGTGCTATACAGTCCAAAAGTCACAAAATATCTAGAGCGCTACCACATGCTGGG CTATGTTATCgtaattttttcaaaccAAAAGGGACCTTCAGATGCAGGACTGTTATACAATGTAAAGG CTAGAatggataatattttttcggaatttaaattaaaatctTCCTCTGCACAATTACCTTTGCATGTCGTTTTTTC tacGAGTAATGACAAATATCGCAAACCAA AACCTGGGATGTATAGGTTTTTTAAGGAACACTTAAACAATGGATTGGACTCGGACCTGGACTATAGCTTTTATGTGGGAGATGCTGCTGGAAGGATCTACGATAATAAACTGAAAAATGCCATGGCTAAAAACCTAAAGAAGGCTTTGGATAAACtgaatatcaattttgatCGCACTTTTGATCATAATCACacagataaatttgaagacTTAGAGCTTCTAAAGGCTCTACTCAAAAATGATCACTCAAATTGTGATTTGATGTTTgctaaaaatataaaatttaaattttatacaccGGAAGAAATTTTCGAAATCTAA